A window of the Marinifilum sp. JC120 genome harbors these coding sequences:
- a CDS encoding guanylate kinase: MTDILIPERKGQVLVICAPSGTGKSTLVKKLREEFPQVGFSISCTTRDPREGEEDGKDYFFLSVDEFNEKLEAEEFAEWAEVHGNFYGTPKKPVEKMLFKGMDILFDIDFQGCMQLMESMPDGIFVFLMPPSYGELRKRLEGRNTDTEPVINRRMLNAMKEMASAPKFEYWIVNDDLEKAYGELRAIYLAGKNRPCSNPGLLESILSTWE; encoded by the coding sequence ATGACTGATATACTGATCCCGGAAAGAAAAGGGCAGGTACTGGTTATCTGCGCTCCTTCCGGTACCGGGAAAAGTACTCTGGTAAAAAAACTGCGTGAAGAATTTCCGCAGGTCGGTTTTTCCATTTCCTGCACCACCCGTGATCCGCGCGAGGGTGAAGAGGATGGCAAGGATTACTTTTTCCTGAGCGTTGATGAATTCAACGAAAAGCTGGAAGCCGAGGAATTCGCTGAATGGGCCGAGGTCCATGGCAATTTTTATGGCACTCCGAAAAAGCCTGTTGAGAAAATGCTTTTCAAGGGCATGGATATCCTTTTTGACATTGATTTTCAGGGCTGCATGCAGCTGATGGAATCCATGCCTGATGGGATTTTCGTTTTTCTGATGCCTCCGTCCTACGGAGAACTTAGAAAACGCCTTGAAGGTCGCAACACTGATACTGAGCCGGTTATCAATCGCCGCATGCTCAATGCCATGAAGGAAATGGCCTCCGCACCTAAGTTTGAATACTGGATTGTTAATGATGATCTGGAAAAGGCTTACGGAGAACTGAGGGCCATTTATCTTGCCGGGAAAAACCGTCCTTGTAGTAATCCGGGACTTCTTGAAAGTATTTTAAGTACATGGGAATAA
- a CDS encoding PilZ domain-containing protein, giving the protein MEKINFQYILDLIQSQVIGPVKKFISTLPQESLPLILAAAGLIGLLAAIFAFLLLRPKPQKKIKPQGPQDFVQFFQNSGTIMDIAAAGHHENVLGRAVLTAVKPDRMRLEIIEENGIAKLSPTAEIILMFPPEQSAAGKVNSFRSTISSLECDKEGCGRMTLTPPVKFSLVKRRRHKRKRVVDQQFIRVKLWLGKAESDDTSFVDRIPDLAVNSYDPRSTGHEDNQVINISNGGIGVGASPTLVESKFNINDDVLISIFMFNFRQKVFKPYWYTGKIRSMENMDGQTCRVGVEFIGTGKMRDENEQNIDWKEIE; this is encoded by the coding sequence ATGGAAAAAATCAATTTTCAATACATTCTTGACCTGATTCAATCGCAAGTAATTGGTCCTGTTAAAAAATTTATATCCACCCTGCCGCAGGAATCCTTACCTCTGATTCTAGCGGCTGCGGGATTGATAGGACTGCTGGCAGCGATCTTTGCGTTTTTGCTATTACGCCCCAAGCCGCAAAAAAAAATAAAACCCCAAGGTCCGCAAGACTTTGTTCAATTCTTCCAGAACAGCGGAACAATCATGGATATTGCCGCCGCCGGGCACCACGAAAATGTACTGGGCCGAGCGGTATTGACTGCGGTGAAGCCCGACCGCATGCGCCTTGAAATAATTGAAGAAAATGGAATTGCAAAACTATCCCCCACTGCTGAGATAATTCTCATGTTCCCACCAGAACAAAGTGCAGCCGGAAAAGTTAACTCTTTCAGATCGACCATCAGTTCGCTGGAATGTGACAAAGAGGGCTGCGGCAGGATGACCCTGACCCCGCCGGTTAAATTTTCTCTGGTCAAAAGACGTCGCCACAAACGGAAAAGAGTCGTCGACCAGCAGTTCATCCGGGTCAAGCTCTGGCTAGGTAAAGCAGAAAGTGACGACACTTCATTTGTGGACCGCATCCCGGACCTTGCGGTGAATTCATATGACCCCCGCTCCACCGGACACGAAGACAATCAGGTTATCAATATCTCCAATGGAGGTATCGGGGTAGGCGCGTCTCCCACGCTGGTAGAATCAAAATTCAACATCAATGATGATGTGCTGATCAGCATTTTTATGTTCAATTTCCGGCAGAAAGTTTTTAAGCCGTACTGGTATACGGGAAAAATTCGCTCCATGGAAAATATGGACGGCCAAACCTGCCGGGTAGGCGTTGAATTCATCGGCACAGGAAAAATGCGTGATGAGAATGAACAGAATATTGATTGGAAGGAAATAGAGTAA
- a CDS encoding tetratricopeptide repeat protein, giving the protein MAANRITGVFSSRTESTVGTGTTTRQTVQKTYWFVEEQENGALEVQPLNINNVPSGPKLTVERDTFLDNYHPEPEYYAEVVRPSMESLNGSIKRGEGHRASGESYSAEYEFGHAIDADEENVRANFGLGLTYLERGETGRAEDVFRRLVGIGAIYEPQHKHLFNDFGINLRRNGMIDQALEYYHKAEEISKHDENLCLNIARAYYEKGKFDNCIKYIKKSLKLNPELEEGIMFWSYLKGNGFITEENDAPNINTDALSKKKDKNGPIKDLQIDF; this is encoded by the coding sequence ATGGCTGCCAATCGAATTACCGGAGTCTTCTCGTCCCGAACCGAATCAACTGTCGGTACCGGAACCACCACGCGTCAAACCGTGCAGAAAACTTATTGGTTTGTGGAAGAGCAGGAGAATGGTGCTTTGGAAGTGCAGCCGCTGAATATCAACAATGTTCCTTCCGGGCCGAAACTTACGGTGGAGCGGGATACTTTCCTCGATAATTACCACCCTGAACCGGAATATTACGCTGAAGTTGTTCGGCCCAGTATGGAATCTCTGAATGGCTCCATTAAGCGTGGGGAAGGGCATCGCGCTAGTGGTGAAAGCTACAGCGCGGAATATGAATTCGGGCATGCCATTGATGCGGATGAAGAAAATGTGCGGGCCAATTTCGGCCTCGGATTGACCTATCTTGAGCGCGGGGAGACCGGGCGTGCGGAGGATGTCTTTCGCAGATTGGTGGGTATCGGGGCAATTTACGAGCCGCAGCATAAGCATCTTTTTAATGATTTCGGCATTAATCTGCGCCGCAATGGAATGATTGATCAGGCCCTTGAATATTATCACAAGGCCGAGGAAATCAGTAAGCATGACGAAAACCTCTGCCTGAATATCGCCCGTGCCTATTATGAAAAGGGTAAATTTGATAATTGCATCAAATATATCAAAAAATCTTTGAAGTTGAATCCTGAACTGGAAGAAGGGATCATGTTCTGGTCCTACTTAAAGGGGAATGGATTTATCACTGAAGAAAATGATGCCCCGAATATCAATACGGACGCTCTTTCCAAGAAAAAAGATAAAAATGGTCCCATCAAAGACCTTCAGATTGATTTCTAG
- a CDS encoding exonuclease: protein MLERTFCHLKGIGSTTEAKIWQAGVNNWNDILDGVATPLSDAKMNELEKGCGESKQKLEESDANWFADRLPASDQWRLYSHFRDDVAYIDIETTGTDAHSCDITTIALWNGKEIKTYVQGKNLYDFEEEIARYPLIVSFNGKCFDVPFIEKYFGIKVDAAHIDLRFVFRSLGITGGLKGIERYFGMDRGDAEGLDGYFAVLLWNEYEMNGDDRALETLLAYNVLDSVNLENLMIKGYNLHLERFPQHGLESIAEKIEPLNPFKAHREVVDGIRAKYSGEGSFRRF, encoded by the coding sequence ATGCTCGAAAGAACTTTTTGTCATCTCAAGGGAATTGGAAGTACTACAGAGGCCAAAATCTGGCAGGCTGGAGTGAACAACTGGAATGATATTCTCGATGGTGTTGCCACGCCCCTTTCCGATGCAAAAATGAATGAACTGGAAAAAGGTTGCGGTGAATCAAAGCAGAAGCTTGAAGAGAGTGACGCTAATTGGTTTGCGGATCGTCTTCCAGCTTCGGATCAGTGGCGGCTTTATTCCCATTTCCGGGATGACGTTGCTTATATTGATATTGAAACCACCGGTACCGATGCACACAGTTGCGATATCACAACCATTGCCCTCTGGAATGGAAAAGAGATCAAAACTTATGTGCAGGGCAAGAACCTCTATGATTTCGAAGAAGAGATCGCCCGCTATCCACTGATTGTAAGTTTTAACGGCAAATGTTTTGATGTGCCGTTTATTGAAAAATATTTTGGGATTAAGGTCGATGCCGCCCATATCGATTTGCGTTTTGTCTTTCGCTCTCTGGGAATTACCGGAGGGTTAAAAGGGATTGAGCGTTATTTCGGTATGGACCGTGGCGATGCTGAAGGGCTGGACGGCTACTTCGCAGTGCTGCTTTGGAATGAATATGAGATGAACGGTGATGACCGCGCCCTTGAAACCCTGTTGGCTTATAATGTGCTGGACAGTGTGAATTTGGAAAATTTGATGATCAAGGGTTACAATCTGCATCTTGAAAGGTTTCCCCAGCACGGCCTTGAGTCCATTGCCGAGAAAATCGAACCATTGAATCCGTTCAAGGCCCACCGTGAGGTTGTTGATGGAATCAGGGCGAAATATTCCGGGGAAGGATCATTTCGTAGATTTTAA
- the mtaB gene encoding tRNA (N(6)-L-threonylcarbamoyladenosine(37)-C(2))-methylthiotransferase MtaB has translation MDMVMKKFWITTLGCKINQYESESVRERWLRMGYEQAENDAEAHEIIINSCAVTAAALRDLRKTVRAINRRNPEGKIIIAGCAAQVFAKELAELPGVTDVIPQERKFELLKLEDGPEVSDDTTIFQPFEIEDYERSRAVVKVQDGCSHRCTYCIVPITRGPSVSRAVDDVLKEISRLLEAGFREMIVSGINLSHYGREFEERIDFWDLMERIEDEFGAEWGGRARLRISSLEPGQLKERALEIFAKSKLICPQLHLSLQSGDRQVLKRMGRGHYKPEDVLGFLDKLKEIWPVFGLGADILTGFPGETEEEFKNTLEFCRKLPLSYAHVFPYSVRPGTIAASMKGQLDGPTKKERGRILREMVEEKKQEFLQKISEMDSLKVLFQNKNKGICEFYSTCILEDEFENEVPRDLVEVKPVAAKDGSLTVKIK, from the coding sequence ATGGATATGGTTATGAAAAAATTCTGGATTACCACTTTAGGTTGCAAGATCAACCAATACGAAAGCGAATCCGTACGTGAACGCTGGCTGCGCATGGGCTATGAGCAGGCCGAAAATGATGCAGAAGCGCACGAAATTATTATCAACTCCTGTGCTGTGACTGCTGCGGCCCTGCGTGATCTGCGCAAGACCGTGCGGGCCATCAATCGCCGCAATCCCGAAGGAAAAATTATCATCGCAGGGTGTGCGGCGCAGGTCTTTGCAAAGGAATTGGCAGAGCTTCCCGGAGTGACAGATGTAATTCCGCAGGAGCGCAAATTCGAGTTGCTTAAGCTTGAAGACGGGCCTGAAGTTTCTGACGACACAACAATTTTTCAGCCTTTTGAAATTGAAGACTACGAACGCTCAAGGGCGGTGGTCAAAGTTCAGGACGGCTGTTCGCATCGTTGCACCTATTGCATTGTCCCCATCACCAGAGGGCCGAGCGTGAGCCGTGCGGTTGACGATGTACTTAAGGAAATTTCCCGTCTTCTTGAAGCTGGATTCCGTGAAATGATCGTCAGCGGCATCAACCTCAGTCATTATGGCCGCGAGTTTGAAGAGCGTATTGATTTCTGGGATCTCATGGAACGCATCGAAGATGAATTCGGCGCAGAGTGGGGCGGACGCGCAAGGTTGCGCATCAGTTCCCTTGAGCCGGGCCAGCTTAAAGAGCGTGCTCTGGAAATTTTTGCCAAGTCCAAGCTGATCTGTCCGCAGCTTCATCTTTCTCTGCAAAGCGGTGATCGTCAGGTGCTTAAACGCATGGGGCGTGGGCATTACAAGCCGGAAGATGTGTTGGGCTTTTTGGATAAACTTAAGGAGATATGGCCTGTTTTCGGGCTTGGAGCGGATATTCTGACCGGTTTTCCCGGAGAAACCGAGGAAGAATTTAAAAATACTCTTGAATTTTGCCGCAAACTTCCTCTATCTTATGCGCATGTTTTTCCGTATTCTGTGCGTCCGGGAACCATAGCTGCTTCCATGAAAGGGCAGCTTGACGGACCCACCAAAAAGGAACGGGGCCGGATTCTGCGTGAAATGGTAGAAGAAAAGAAGCAGGAATTCCTGCAAAAAATTTCAGAAATGGACTCACTGAAAGTCCTTTTCCAAAACAAAAATAAGGGCATCTGTGAATTCTATTCCACTTGTATTCTGGAAGATGAATTCGAAAACGAAGTGCCCCGTGATTTAGTAGAAGTAAAGCCCGTAGCTGCCAAAGATGGTAGCCTAACGGTAAAAATAAAATAA
- a CDS encoding orotidine-5'-phosphate decarboxylase has protein sequence MSELVVALDFKDARSAVEMAEKVRGVAPWVKVGLELFCAEGPEIITRFKEMGFKVFVDLKFFDIPNTVKGAVRSATRAGADMLSLHALGGERMAIAAREGRAEGATGEEGPLLMAITILTSMDEDDIPFPVPNGLGSAVLDLALASSQAGLDGVVCSGLEVEAIKEKCGKDFLALTPGIRPASVSDDQRRVVTPSQAVDRGSNFLVVGRPITGADDPAEAARRIVAEMNS, from the coding sequence ATGTCTGAATTAGTAGTTGCCCTTGATTTTAAAGATGCACGCAGTGCTGTTGAAATGGCTGAAAAAGTACGCGGGGTTGCTCCGTGGGTGAAAGTCGGTCTTGAACTTTTCTGCGCTGAAGGCCCTGAAATTATCACTCGTTTTAAGGAAATGGGTTTCAAGGTTTTTGTGGACCTGAAATTTTTTGACATTCCCAACACCGTAAAAGGTGCGGTACGTTCTGCAACCCGTGCTGGGGCTGATATGCTCAGTCTGCACGCCCTTGGCGGGGAACGCATGGCCATTGCCGCCCGTGAGGGCCGCGCCGAAGGTGCAACAGGCGAAGAAGGCCCGTTGCTCATGGCAATCACCATCCTGACCAGCATGGACGAGGACGATATTCCTTTCCCTGTTCCCAATGGACTCGGTTCCGCTGTGCTTGATCTTGCTCTTGCTTCATCGCAGGCAGGACTCGACGGCGTAGTTTGCTCCGGTCTGGAAGTGGAAGCTATCAAGGAAAAATGTGGCAAGGATTTTCTGGCTTTGACTCCGGGAATTCGTCCCGCGTCTGTTTCCGATGATCAGCGCAGGGTTGTTACTCCGTCGCAGGCAGTAGATCGCGGTTCCAATTTTCTCGTGGTCGGCAGACCCATCACCGGGGCTGATGATCCGGCGGAAGCTGCGCGCAGGATTGTTGCGGAAATGAATTCCTAA
- a CDS encoding DUF370 domain-containing protein → MQKQTLLNIGFGNYVVSSRVITIVNPSSSPMRRLREDARQEGRLVDATQGRKTRSIIVTDSNHVILSAIQAETIGHRYTSEEVDND, encoded by the coding sequence ATGCAGAAGCAGACACTACTAAATATCGGATTCGGTAATTACGTGGTTTCAAGCCGCGTCATCACCATCGTTAACCCTTCCTCCTCGCCCATGCGCAGATTGCGTGAGGACGCAAGGCAGGAAGGGCGATTGGTGGATGCCACTCAGGGCCGTAAAACCCGTTCCATCATTGTTACCGATTCCAATCATGTTATTCTTTCGGCAATTCAGGCGGAAACAATCGGTCACCGTTACACTTCCGAGGAGGTAGATAATGACTGA
- a CDS encoding DEAD/DEAH box helicase, which produces MSFDQFQFDMRLVSGIRSAGYEVPTPVQVKTIPAVLEGRDVMGLAQTGTGKTAAFALPVLQRLLDQEAPKRGPVRVLILSPTRELAMQTHETFIELGRQTGIRSAAVYGGAGIGKQAKEVKKAAVVNATPGRLLDLLERGEIDLSHVETLILDEADHMLDMGFMDEVNNILAQLPAKRQNLMFSATMPDQISTLSKTILNDPEVVRVAVTVSADGVKHFCCPVPLHLKQSFLKNLLMEIFYERVLIFVRTKRWARRLALRLMKDGLPAADLHGDLSQSKRNRALDGFKSGEFSILVATDLAARGIDCSNITHVINYDMPDNVEIFVHRTGRTGRADAKGTAYTFVANEEKTRLAEIEEGLGCGLELLYLDQFNYNAPKSDFTSSTSDEGEGKKRNGPDRKEGRKRYGSDKKEGKKRYGSDKKEGRKRNAPDKKGRKKRNTSRKK; this is translated from the coding sequence TTGAGCTTTGATCAATTCCAATTTGACATGCGTCTTGTCTCGGGCATCCGCAGTGCCGGGTATGAAGTGCCCACCCCTGTGCAGGTGAAGACTATTCCCGCTGTACTTGAAGGACGTGATGTCATGGGCCTTGCCCAGACCGGTACAGGTAAGACTGCCGCTTTCGCGCTGCCTGTGCTGCAACGTTTGCTCGATCAAGAAGCCCCGAAACGTGGTCCGGTTCGGGTGTTGATACTTTCACCCACCCGCGAACTGGCTATGCAGACTCATGAAACATTCATTGAGTTGGGCAGGCAGACCGGAATCCGCAGTGCTGCCGTTTATGGCGGCGCGGGCATCGGCAAGCAGGCCAAAGAGGTCAAGAAGGCTGCCGTGGTCAATGCCACTCCCGGAAGGCTGCTCGATCTGCTGGAGCGTGGTGAAATAGATCTTTCCCATGTGGAGACCCTTATCTTGGATGAAGCGGATCATATGCTTGATATGGGGTTCATGGATGAGGTGAACAATATTCTCGCTCAGCTTCCGGCTAAGCGGCAGAATCTGATGTTCTCGGCCACCATGCCCGATCAAATCAGCACACTTTCCAAGACTATTCTGAATGACCCGGAAGTGGTGCGGGTGGCAGTTACAGTCAGTGCGGACGGGGTTAAGCATTTTTGTTGTCCTGTGCCTTTGCATTTGAAACAGAGTTTTCTCAAAAATTTGCTCATGGAAATTTTTTATGAGCGGGTGCTGATTTTTGTGCGCACCAAACGCTGGGCCAGAAGGCTTGCTCTGCGGCTAATGAAAGATGGGCTGCCTGCTGCTGACCTGCATGGAGATCTCTCCCAAAGCAAGCGTAACCGTGCCCTTGACGGCTTTAAGAGTGGGGAATTCTCCATCCTTGTTGCCACTGACCTTGCTGCGCGAGGCATCGACTGCTCAAACATCACCCACGTCATAAATTACGATATGCCGGACAATGTGGAAATTTTTGTCCATCGCACGGGCAGGACTGGACGGGCTGATGCTAAAGGGACTGCCTATACTTTTGTTGCAAATGAAGAAAAGACCCGTCTTGCTGAAATAGAAGAAGGTCTGGGCTGTGGGTTGGAGCTTCTTTATTTGGATCAGTTCAATTACAATGCTCCCAAGTCTGATTTCACTTCATCTACCTCGGATGAAGGTGAGGGAAAAAAGCGCAACGGGCCGGACAGAAAAGAAGGGAGAAAGCGCTACGGATCAGACAAAAAAGAAGGTAAAAAGCGCTACGGCTCAGACAAAAAAGAGGGAAGGAAGCGTAACGCCCCGGATAAGAAAGGACGAAAAAAGCGTAACACCTCGCGAAAAAAGTAA
- a CDS encoding YicC family protein, whose amino-acid sequence MPVSMTGFGRAETTEDKWSHVWEIRSVNSRFLDLKWRLPNSLRGYESRWEKIVRKYGSRGRVDLSLNLEVFSTELLGISLNRLQATAMLDQLKAMATEDGVEFTPDYNRLFSISGLWRDASSEPDPKLAKSISEGLEKALANWKESRQAEGDDLVRDLEERFTLLKEYTEQVKVKIPEILETKRAALIERVKGNMENLGAEYIEDRMVQEVSILTDKLDVSEEITRLDAHLERIFEVLRGNKDAGKRLDFLLQETFREINTCGNKCQDSEVSRVVVEFKAELEKCREQVQNIE is encoded by the coding sequence ATGCCCGTAAGTATGACTGGTTTTGGTCGCGCTGAGACCACCGAAGACAAGTGGAGCCATGTTTGGGAAATCCGTAGCGTTAATTCCCGTTTTCTGGATTTGAAATGGCGCCTGCCTAATTCCCTGCGCGGCTATGAATCCCGCTGGGAAAAGATTGTCCGTAAATACGGCTCACGTGGTCGTGTTGACCTTTCCCTTAACCTTGAAGTTTTCAGCACCGAACTGCTGGGCATCAGCCTGAATAGATTGCAGGCCACAGCTATGCTTGACCAGCTTAAAGCTATGGCAACTGAAGACGGCGTGGAATTCACTCCGGATTACAACAGGCTTTTCAGCATTTCCGGTCTGTGGCGTGATGCGTCCAGCGAACCTGATCCGAAACTTGCCAAGTCCATCAGCGAAGGTCTGGAAAAGGCATTGGCAAACTGGAAGGAATCCAGACAGGCCGAAGGCGATGACCTTGTTCGTGACCTTGAGGAACGTTTCACTCTGCTTAAGGAATACACTGAGCAGGTTAAAGTCAAGATTCCTGAAATCCTTGAAACCAAGCGTGCTGCTCTGATCGAAAGAGTTAAGGGCAACATGGAAAACCTCGGCGCGGAATACATTGAAGACCGCATGGTGCAGGAAGTTTCCATTCTGACTGATAAGCTTGACGTTTCCGAAGAGATCACAAGACTTGATGCCCATCTTGAACGTATTTTTGAAGTTCTGCGTGGTAACAAAGATGCTGGTAAACGCCTCGACTTCCTGTTGCAGGAGACCTTCAGGGAAATCAACACTTGCGGTAACAAATGTCAGGATTCCGAAGTGAGCAGGGTTGTGGTCGAATTTAAGGCCGAGCTTGAAAAATGCCGTGAACAGGTTCAAAATATAGAGTAA
- a CDS encoding glycosyltransferase family 9 protein, translating into MKALVINLTRFGDLLQTQPVITALAEQGYEVGVMCLKNFAGTTQLLRNVAKTFPLPGSSLLAAIDRDWRDAVNIFDSYCAEIEESFDPALVINLTPSVSSRLIALRLAKGREVRGFAMDEFGFNADTSRWAGFLQMASANRGSSPFNVVDLFSKVAGLDKTAPFELAESSPEMKVAALKLLENPAPGVKGFVGFQPGASEDRRRWPVGHFRALARRLWKEKRRIPVLLGTESEKVLGARILEGAEFPSVNLMGGTSLPELAAVLRRLDLLVTNDTGTMHLAAGVGTPLAAIFLATAQPWDTGPAAEKLCCFEPDLKCHPCSFGQKCVYDNVCRQEVTSDAVFEAASSFIDTGEWPRIESREVRAYQTGRDELGFISLSSLSGHEQSDRHKWILLQRELYRRFLDGENIAAADLPRVELSSDFRARLLSALNSSRDVLFLLSKQAMILQADPIESMKVKFLANLQKIQDILSSCPELSVLSSMWMIESRIHENMDGVMDQLSRYMDLVSGMSLSVE; encoded by the coding sequence ATGAAAGCGTTAGTTATAAATCTCACCCGTTTCGGGGACCTGCTCCAGACCCAACCTGTCATTACTGCTTTGGCAGAGCAGGGCTATGAAGTGGGGGTCATGTGCTTGAAAAATTTTGCCGGAACAACGCAACTGCTGCGCAATGTAGCAAAGACTTTCCCTTTGCCCGGATCATCCCTGCTGGCAGCCATTGATCGGGACTGGCGTGATGCTGTTAATATTTTTGACTCATACTGCGCTGAAATAGAAGAGTCCTTTGATCCGGCTCTGGTCATAAATCTGACCCCGTCCGTTTCATCCAGATTGATCGCGCTAAGGCTTGCCAAAGGTCGCGAGGTGCGTGGATTCGCCATGGATGAATTCGGTTTTAATGCCGACACTTCCCGCTGGGCCGGATTTCTGCAAATGGCCTCCGCTAATCGTGGTTCCAGTCCGTTCAATGTGGTTGATCTTTTTAGCAAGGTTGCAGGTCTCGATAAAACCGCACCGTTTGAGCTGGCAGAGTCGTCCCCGGAAATGAAGGTCGCGGCACTGAAACTGCTGGAGAATCCTGCTCCCGGAGTCAAAGGATTTGTTGGATTTCAGCCCGGAGCCAGTGAAGACCGCAGACGTTGGCCCGTAGGTCATTTCAGAGCGTTGGCTCGCAGATTGTGGAAGGAAAAGCGCAGAATTCCGGTTTTGCTGGGTACTGAAAGTGAGAAAGTTTTAGGCGCACGTATTTTAGAAGGCGCAGAATTTCCGTCCGTTAATCTGATGGGGGGGACTTCTCTGCCGGAGCTTGCCGCGGTCTTGCGCCGCCTTGACCTGCTGGTGACCAACGATACCGGGACCATGCACCTTGCCGCAGGGGTTGGAACTCCGCTGGCTGCTATTTTTCTGGCTACTGCCCAGCCGTGGGATACAGGCCCGGCTGCCGAAAAGCTGTGTTGCTTTGAGCCGGACCTTAAGTGTCACCCTTGCTCCTTCGGACAGAAGTGTGTTTACGACAATGTCTGTCGGCAGGAAGTCACATCTGATGCTGTTTTTGAAGCTGCTTCATCATTTATTGATACAGGAGAATGGCCGCGTATTGAAAGCAGGGAAGTACGCGCATATCAGACCGGGCGGGATGAGCTTGGCTTTATTTCCCTAAGTTCACTTTCCGGGCATGAACAGAGTGATCGTCACAAGTGGATTCTTTTGCAGCGTGAACTTTACCGTCGTTTTCTTGACGGAGAAAATATTGCCGCTGCCGACCTTCCCCGGGTGGAGCTTTCCTCCGACTTCCGGGCTAGACTGCTCAGCGCGCTTAACAGCAGCCGGGATGTTCTCTTTTTGCTCAGCAAGCAGGCGATGATTCTACAGGCTGATCCCATTGAATCAATGAAAGTTAAGTTCTTAGCTAATTTACAGAAAATACAGGATATTTTGTCGTCCTGTCCTGAACTTTCCGTACTTTCTTCCATGTGGATGATCGAGTCCAGAATCCATGAAAATATGGATGGGGTCATGGATCAGCTATCCCGGTACATGGACTTGGTCAGTGGTATGTCCCTTTCCGTTGAATAA
- a CDS encoding class I SAM-dependent methyltransferase — translation MQEQSTVEIDKIHHAFMGPEDMVIDPSLYSDSSLLTDVGRMSDPSVRISDSMIMGMVLKFFYCYVHKDGFDKPVSLEEVSKLCEMFSRHRSLNEPDDDIELMNYLRQWSFSLRMLADITKTSHIIRSIVTQNISPKLLEQDEYVGLDIGTGTGILLLAQHIHARRNGFKNITLYGIEYDKMVGLQSYKIFKELGIAEIILGDARDAKNYAPLANKVVTFVSNETVAAMHQPLRREHFVSICKTLFRTLGKNIKDAAFFPEGLIAFCKDLNVSVLLAKNTAFQGPREYHDMNLFPQGIIIEGNIVPLHQLGEDLLPYLSEWAQRRLPRRW, via the coding sequence ATGCAGGAACAAAGCACAGTTGAGATTGATAAGATTCACCATGCGTTCATGGGCCCGGAAGATATGGTCATTGATCCGTCACTATATTCTGACAGTTCGTTGCTTACGGACGTGGGCCGCATGAGTGACCCTTCAGTCAGAATTTCCGATTCCATGATTATGGGCATGGTGCTCAAATTTTTCTATTGCTATGTGCATAAGGACGGTTTCGACAAGCCCGTTTCCCTTGAGGAAGTAAGCAAATTGTGCGAGATGTTCAGCCGCCATCGCAGCCTCAACGAGCCTGATGACGATATCGAACTGATGAATTATCTGCGTCAGTGGTCCTTTTCCCTGCGCATGCTCGCGGACATCACCAAGACCAGCCATATCATTCGTTCCATCGTGACCCAGAATATTTCTCCCAAGCTCCTTGAGCAGGATGAGTATGTTGGTCTCGATATTGGTACCGGAACCGGAATTTTGCTCCTTGCCCAGCACATCCATGCCCGCCGAAACGGTTTTAAGAACATTACCCTCTACGGAATCGAATACGATAAGATGGTAGGTTTGCAGAGCTATAAAATTTTTAAGGAGCTGGGTATTGCCGAAATTATCCTCGGTGATGCACGGGATGCCAAGAATTATGCACCGCTGGCTAATAAAGTCGTGACCTTTGTTTCTAACGAAACCGTGGCCGCCATGCATCAGCCCCTGCGTCGTGAACATTTTGTTTCCATCTGTAAGACTTTGTTCCGCACTCTTGGAAAAAATATCAAGGATGCCGCCTTCTTTCCTGAAGGATTAATCGCTTTCTGCAAGGATTTGAATGTGTCCGTGCTGCTGGCGAAAAATACTGCTTTTCAGGGACCCAGAGAATATCATGACATGAATTTGTTTCCGCAAGGCATCATAATCGAAGGGAATATTGTACCCCTGCACCAGCTTGGCGAAGATCTGTTGCCTTATCTTTCGGAATGGGCCCAGCGCAGGCTGCCGCGCAGGTGGTAG